The DNA window tattttgttttgCAGCTTCCACAACGGCTTCAAGCAAGGCAACTTCTTCTCCCACAATTTTGTCTTCGCTaacttatttttaattttgtcATATTTATCCAGGACTTTTACTTCCGCTTGctgtttttccttttctatttccttttcaattttttCTATTCTCCCCTGTTCCTTTTTTATCATGGTTTCCAGTGTAACATGCCGATTGTTATCTCCTTGGATCGTATTTTCGGGGGTGTCATTGATATATAAGTAGTTTTTCCAATGAGTTTTTTAAGCTTCCCATCCCAGTGCCTCGGAAGTTGCTCGACCATGTTCTCCCGCGATGTAGAGTCCTCAATCCTTTCTGTGTCCTCTAGTCTTTTTTCAATTGATTTGTTTTTTTGTaaatagctgtttttctttttttgccacttCTTCGTCCTGTTTTACCTTCTGTGGCGTTACCTTCCTCCTATTTAACTCCTTTATTTCTGAAATAgctttttcatttttcatcttcGTCAATTCGATTTCAATCTCAAACTCTTCCTCGAGCTTTCTTTCATAATCTGAAGTTTCGTTGGGACTGTCATCATGTTCACATACGATATATGAGTAGTTTTCTAGAATGAGTTCATCAAGCTTCCCTTACCAGTGACTTCGAAGTGGCCTGACCACTGGTAGGAACATTGGCCACGTCTTCTCCCACAGCTTCAAGTCCTTAATTTTGCCAGAGATTTCATGATATTGCTCAAGGTACTTCCTGGCCTTTTCTCTGTCTGGCAGGCACAAGTTTTCACTTTTGAGTATCACTTCTCCATCTTCTACTTTCTTTTTCAGCTCTGATATCCTTTTTTGTTCATGTTTCCTCAAGTTCTCCAGGTCGTGTTTGAGTATAATATTCCCCTCCTCTTCCATCAGTCTTTGTTCTTCGAGTTTGATTTTAATTTCCTCTGGATCAATCTCTGGAGTTTGTAATTTGTCCTCATCTTTAATCTTGTCCTCATCTGTATCCAATATGTAGAAGTTCTCAAGTATGAGTTTATCCATCTTCTGCTTGTACATTATTTGACGAGGTTTCATGACTGGTATAAGGAAAGGCCAATCATACAATAGCCTTTCTATGTCCTCTAGTTCTTTTTTAATGGaattgtattttcttaaaaatagcTGGTTTTCTTCTTTTGTCACCCCTTCGTCTTGTCTTACTTTATGTAGCTTTATCTTTcccttctttatctttttctttatttctgcaATTGCTTTTTCATTTGGCCTGATTTTCATCAATCCAATTTCAATCTGAAACTTTTCccattcctctttctctttctgttCCTCAATCTTTCTTTGATACTCTTCTGATGTTTCGTTGAAAGGGTCATCACGTTCACATACGATATACGAGTAGTTTTCTAGAATGAGTTCCTCAAGCTTCCCTTCCCAGTGCCTTCGAAGTGGCCTGACCACTGGTAAGAACATTGGCCACGTCTTCTCCCACAGCTTCAAGTCCTTAATTTTGGCAGAGATTTCATGATATTGCTCAAGGCACATCCTGGCCCTTTTTCTGTCTGGCAGGCTTAAGTTTTCACCTTTGAGTATCACTTCTCCATCTTCTACTTTCTTTTTCAGCTCTGATAtccttttttgttcattttttcttaAGTTGTCCAGGTCTTGTTTGAGTATTAGATTCTCCTCTTCTTCCCTCAttcttttttcttgtaattttctttcGATTTCCTCTGGATCAACATCTGGAGTCTTATGATTGTCCTCGTCTGTATCCAATGCGTAGAAATTCTCTTGTAAGAGTTTTCTAATTTTCTGTTTAAACATCCATAGACGATGTATCTCAAATGGTATGAGGAAAGGCCAGTCATAAAATCGCCTTTCTGTGTCCTCGATTTGTTTTTGTATTTCATCATACTTTGTTATGAATACTTGTTTTTCTCCCTTAtccatgtattttttttcctttctgtgcTTTTGATTCAccattctttattttttcctttatttctgcaataagttttctttcattttttgtgATCCTCTTCAATCCGATTTCAATCAAAATATCTTCCCATTTTTCAATTGGTTCCTCCTCCAGATTCTCGGCACAATTTGGATTGTAAAACAATTCATTTCGATAGCGATAGGCAGCGTACGCGAAGACAAGGAGACATTTTATTAGTTCTACCACTTGTGCTTCGGTGTTACTTGTAATATTTTGGGTTAAATGGCTTCTCACACCGAAAACTTTTAGCATTTCTATATTTTCCTGGGCTTGAATGTCTTCTGGACCACCATCCGAAAATTTAATATCCTGCTCTGTATCCCAAACATCAAGTCCTTTGTCGTCGTCAGGTCGCAGAATCAATTCGTGAAGCGAATTTAAAGTTTAATTCTTCTGAGACGAACTAGGCATAACAAACAAGGTAATAGGTTCGTGAGAGAAATATAAGGAGCGAAGAAAGGGTAAAATAGGGCTCGCCGGCAAGCAAGTAGGTTTAGGGGAGAAATAAACAGGGTTTGGAAACAAGGAAGCaggtttaagagagagagaaacattataaCGCATACATTTATTATCAAACATTCCATTAATATGAAACTGACCTTTATCGGCGTCCATTTTTAATATAACTGTTTTCTTCGCCAAAAGACGtccaattacaataataatgtggGAATTAATTTTTGCCATgttttatgtatgcatgtaaggTGTATTTAACATACCCTTATTTTGAATAGATAACAGGttattcttctacttcttcttctacttcttcttcttcttcttcttcttcttcttcttcttcttcttcttcttcttcttcttctttgtcttcaagATATAGATCGTCTGTGTCTTCAAGATTTCCATAGAAATCTCCAAATGACATATAGCTCATCTATATTATAAATCCATTTTGTCTTCAGattacttcaaagtcttcagagaatgaaaaaaaaggctTCCTTCGTTTCATATTAATTGTCCGATTCAGAGATTTCTTTGTCATTACGCTAGTGTTCGTTCCATGCTTTTCCCTCCGTGTCTTCATATAGATCCTATGTATGTCTAAGATCTCCAGAGAAAACTTGAAAGACATATAGATCCTGAGTGTTTTCAAGATTTCCAGAGAAATCTCGAAATGGCATATACATCCTCCGTGTCTTCAAGAATTCCTCAGAAATCTCAAAAGGACACATAGATTCTAATGTCTTCAAGATTTCAGAGAAATACCCAAATGACGTACATATCCTCTTTGTCTTCAAGGTCCCCCCCAAAAATTTTCTGGTTTCTACAAATTACTTCCGAGTCTTCAAAGATGCAGACTTCCAAGTCTTCAGAGAATTAAAGAATGGGTTCTTTCGCTTCATATTAATTGTCTGATTCAGATATTTCTTTGGTATTACGCTAGTGTTCCTTCTATGCTTTTCACTCGTGATTCGAAATTGTTTTTGAAGACAATATGAATAAGGGAAGAGGAATccacaataagattttttttttcaatatgcgcATGCGCCTTTCAGATCGGAATCGAATGCGAAAATTGAGAGACAACGAAGAATGCGATGCGCGTTAGAAGTAACGAATTACTTCAAGCGGTTGGATACTGATATAATGAGGAATTTCTAATAAATAAATCATCGGAAAAATTAATATTAAGTTAGCGAGTTATGATTTGCTGCTACATTGTCagcatatgtaatataatatatatatatatatatatatatatatatatatatatatatatatatatatatatatacataaatacgaatagatacacatatatacacatataggctgtatatatatatatatatatatatatatatatatatatatatatatatatataggcctatatatatatatacgtatatacatacatacatacatacatatatatatatatatatatatatatatatatatatatatatatatatatatatatatatatatatacataaatacgtataaatacacatatacacatgtaggctatatatatatatatatatatatatatatatatatatatatatatatatatatatatatatatatttacgtatatatacacatacatatatatatatatatatatatatgtatatatatatatatatatatatatatatatatatatatatatatgtatatataagacatgACCTTGGTAAGCGTTAGCAGAGAAGGAGAAAGTTGTTTATGAGGTCTTCTATTCAAGAAACAACAGATTTTTAATGTCGATTGTGAAAAGTGTACGTAAATGTATCCAAATGGATTAATTGTAAATTGATTTAAATTTcttgatatatatgaaaaaaaaaataaatggataaattaataataaaaaaaggagggtaatattttttttac is part of the Palaemon carinicauda isolate YSFRI2023 chromosome 15, ASM3689809v2, whole genome shotgun sequence genome and encodes:
- the LOC137654098 gene encoding golgin subfamily A member 6-like protein 22 — translated: MVNQKHRKEKKYMDKGEKQVFITKYDEIQKQIEDTERRFYDWPFLIPFEIHRLWMFKQKIRKLLQENFYALDTDEDNHKTPDVDPEEIERKLQEKRMREEEENLILKQDLDNLRKNEQKRISELKKKVEDGEVILKGENLSLPDRKRARMCLEQYHEISAKIKDLKLWEKTWPMFLPVVRPLRRHWEGKLEELILENYSYIVCERDDPFNETSEEYQRKIEEQKEKEEWEKFQIEIGLMKIRPNEKAIAEIKKKIKKGKIKLHKVRQDEGVTKEENQLFLRKYNSIKKELEDIERLLYDWPFLIPVMKPRQIMYKQKMDKLILENFYILDTDEDKIKDEDKLQTPEIDPEEIKIKLEEQRLMEEEGNIILKHDLENLRKHEQKRISELKKKVEDGEVILKSENLCLPDREKARKYLEQYHEISGKIKDLKLWEKTWPMFLPVVRPLRSHW